A region of the Silene latifolia isolate original U9 population chromosome 9, ASM4854445v1, whole genome shotgun sequence genome:
CAAAATTTCATGGCCCATTATAGGGAATGGAAAGTAAGccagttttcttcaaactggtttgatggagatgacattcctgtggagatggatgtaccatctcCCAGTCGTCCTTTACATCATTTGCTTACTACTCAGGATTTGCTCCAGATTTTGTTTGAGCGACTTGggagggaagaaaagaaaaacatggcCATGGTGTGCAAGGGCTGGTCAAAGTGGTTCCTTATAGGGAACGACCCAGAGGTAAAGGAGAGGGATTATTACAGAGGCGTGGTTCACGGAAATGAAAATGGTGTGATAACTATCGTAAAGAATAATCGGATGCTTGACAGATTCTGCATCTGCACGACTATGTCTAATCGTGcagaaataattagacatcacaaaagacaagaacgacgatttttaaaggaaagagaagaagaatatgaaattgaggaACAGTCTGGGGATGAGGGTTATTATGACTCATTCgttagattagtttagaaatatgttgtgttatctttttttattgttattaggtattatcttgtgtttttttttcagtataagccttagtaggctttaccattttgaaagcctgaaatggcttttgtaaatattttctaatattaatgaaataatattatgactatttctttgtttaatgtcattagcattcaatacattatatatatgctatatcaaaatggacaacaatatttcctataaACATTATcattaaaataaatgttcctttaaaggcatgataatGGACAATGAGCATATTAGAATTGGATTACTGCATATTAGAATTGGGTTACTGCATTATTGATGCAATAATATTTAATATACTTACTTACTTAACTACTGTTGAACCAGACAATGagtacaagtgatgcaactacgtcttcttctacaaataacagctttaaaacaccaaggacaataattgaaacattaaatgCAATCCAGTACATTCATTCTGTCCAGAGGAAAAGAAGCCTAAAGTAGGACAAGTATTCGAAACGCTAGAATCAGCAGAGTTATTCTACAAAGAATATTGTACAATCTGTGGGTTTACGCCAAGACTTGCAACAACAAAAAGGATTAAAGGCAATGAGTTaccaaacagttttgcattaaggaatGTTGTCTGCAATAGGCAAGGTGTAAAGGAAAGTAGGAAAAGGAAGAGGATGACATCGATACCGATATCGCCGAGAATGATGCGAGAATCGATGTGATGACATAAGCCGTGTGAGGCCGATTACAAGAATTGACTGTCGTGCATTAGTGCAGTTTAAATACCAAGAAAATGGAACTTATATTGTTACCAGATTCGATGAAGCGCATAACCATCCACTTGCTTCGCCTGAATCTACAATATTCTTGAAAG
Encoded here:
- the LOC141601370 gene encoding protein FAR1-RELATED SEQUENCE 5-like, which encodes MDVPSPSRPLHHLLTTQDLLQILFERLGREEKKNMAMVCKGWSKWFLIGNDPEVKERDYYRGVVHGNENGVITIVKNNRMLDRFCICTTMSNQEKKPKVGQVFETLESAELFYKEYCTICGFTPRLATTKRIKGNELPNSFALRNVVCNRQGVKESRKRKRMTSIPISPRMMRESIFDEAHNHPLASPESTIFLKGNRKMTEVQKQFVTKVKVLKLGGVKAYRGWNELCGGYNNIRATEVDFKNFVRDIKTYIGNFDAQMFVENLIGRKDTCNSFYFDFIVDENKCLAGVFWADPICIKNYMLFGEVLSADATYRTNKYDMVFVPFTRVDHHKRCITFGAGLLGDESIECYTWLFKTFLEAMGGCQPRIIIAIRQINEVGGPGSV